In a genomic window of Myotis daubentonii chromosome 18, mMyoDau2.1, whole genome shotgun sequence:
- the LOC132221097 gene encoding keratin-associated protein 4-11-like, with protein MRGAAGCLALKALDAGEATKHCGLQELCAGGVCMQELCARGVCMQELCAGEGVCMQELCAGEGVCMQELCAGEGVCMQELCAGEGVCMQELCARGVCMQELCARGVCMQELCAGEGVCMQELCAGEGVCMQELCAGEGVCMQELCAGEGVCMQELCARGVCMQELCAGEGVCMQELCAGEGVCMQELCAGEGVCMQELCAGGVCMQDLCAGGVCMQDLCAGEGVCMQELCARGVCMQELCAGEGVCMHELCAGEGVCMQELALEKPTRCK; from the coding sequence ATGCGGGGTGCTGCTGGGTGCCTGGCACTGAAGGCGCTGGATGCTGGAGAGGCCACCAAGCATTGTGGACTGCAGGAGCTGTGTGCTGGAGGTGTCTGCATGCAGGAGCTGTGTGCTAGAGGTGTCTGCATGCAGGAGCTGTGTGCTGGAGAAGGTGTCTGCATGCAGGAGCTGTGTGCTGGAGAAGGTGTCTGCATGCAGGAGCTGTGTGCTGGAGAAGGTGTCTGCATGCAGGAGCTGTGTGCTGGAGAAGGTGTCTGCATGCAGGAACTGTGTGCTAGAGGTGTCTGCATGCAGGAACTGTGTGCTAGAGGTGTCTGCATGCAGGAGCTGTGTGCTGGAGAAGGTGTCTGCATGCAGGAGCTGTGTGCTGGAGAAGGTGTCTGCATGCAGGAGCTGTGTGCTGGAGAAGGTGTCTGCATGCAGGAACTGTGTGCTGGAGAAGGTGTCTGCATGCAGGAACTGTGTGCTAGAGGTGTCTGCATGCAGGAGCTGTGTGCTGGAGAAGGTGTCTGCATGCAGGAGCTGTGTGCTGGAGAAGGTGTCTGCATGCAGGAGCTGTGTGCTGGAGAAGGTGTCTGCATGCAGGAGCTGTGTGCTGGAGGTGTCTGCATGCAGGATCTGTGTGCTGGAGGTGTCTGCATGCAGGATCTGTGTGCTGGAGAAGGTGTCTGCATGCAGGAGCTGTGTGCTAGAGGTGTCTGCATGCAGGAGCTGTGTGCTGGAGAAGGTGTCTGCATGCATGAGCTGTGTGCTGGAGAAGGTGTCTGCATGCAGGAGCTGGCTCTGGAGAAGCCCACACGGTGCAAGTGA